The Oscillospiraceae bacterium nucleotide sequence CAACGTCGTGCTATACGAAACAAGTAATCAACCCAACGATATGGCGATTGTGTTGCTGGCCAACGAGTTGAAAGCTATGGATATTTCTCTGCCTGGCGTTTTGTCCGAACAGAGCTTGGCGCAACGCTTTTCCGCCTGCTACGCAGCACAATCATGCCGCCATTCATCCATGCACATTATGCAATTAGACAGGCTCAACGCCATGGAAACAGCACCCGGCACTTGCCGTCCGTTGCGCGAGGACGATTTATTTTTCGCTCCTTATTGGAAAAAGGCGATGGAGGAAGACTGCCGACTGCCATCCCACGATATATCAGCCTACGCAGAAAGCACAAAGTGGCAACTAAACAACGGAATACTCTATTTTATTTGGGAGGACGGCCAGCCCGTGTCACAGGCGTTCAGCTCTCGCAGTACACCAAATGGCAGATGCGTTGCCGGTGTCTATACGCCACCGCATTATCGCGGCAAGGGCTATGCGACGTCAAATGTAGCCGCGCTGTCACAGGCGTTGCTCGAACACGGCAACAAGTTTTGCTTTCTGTTCGCCGATGCGTCGAACCCCACATCCTGCGGCGTTTACCGCAAAATCGGCTATCAAAATGTCTGTCTATACGACGATATTCGCTTTACGGCAATCACAAATTGAATCAATTTGTTTGCATAAAAAAACACAAACACTCAGGAGGAACAAACCCATGGTCAAAATCCGCTTAAAGCGCGCCGGCGCAAAGAAAAAACCCTTTTACCGCGTTGTCGTCGCCGACAGCCGATTCCCTCGCGACGGTCGCTTCATCGAAGAAGTCGGCACGTATGATCCGATGAAAAACCCCGCCGCCATCGATATCGACGTGGCACGTGTGCAAGACTGGATTAGCAAAGGCGCGCAACCGACCGATACTGTTCGCGCTTTGATTAGCAAAGCGTCACGCGCGGCAGAGGAAGTGCAGGAAGCATAATGAAAGAGCTGTTGCATTACATCGCCATAAACATGGTCGATGACAAGGACGCCATTGAAATCACCGAAATCGAAAAGGACTTCGGCTCAACATTGCAGTTGAAAGTTGCCGAGGGCGAAACAGGTCGCATGATTGGACGCAACGGGCGTACAGCAAAAGAAATCCGTGCGCTGATGCGTGCTGCCAACCGCGGCGGCGAAAAGGTTATGGTGGACTTCGTTGATTGAACAGAGCGCAATCAGCCAAGTTGTGATGGGTAAAATCGCTAAGACCCACGGGATTTCCGGCGAATTGAAAATCAGGCCGAGCTGCGACAGTCCGGCCTTTTTGGCAAATTTCAAAACCTTGTATATCAACGGTACAGAGCGGCGCGTACTATCAGCACGACCACACAAAAACGCATTGCTTGTCAAGCTGGATGGCGTAAATTCCGTCGAAGCCGCTATGTCATTGCTTGGTGCTTCGGTTTCTGTACCCGAAACCGAAGCAAAAGCTGCGCTGCCCGCCGGACGACACTACATCCGCGATTTAATCGGCTGTCAAGTTATTTCACTCGACCGCAAAGCCATAGGCTCTGTCGCAGACGTTTTAACGCTCCCCGCCCACGATGTTTATGTCGTCAAGACCAACAACGGCGATGTTATGATTCCGGTTGTCGACGAGTTTGTAAAAACCGTAGACGTGGAAAATAAAATCATTACGGTACAGCTAATTGAGGGCATGCTGTCATGAAGCGCTACGATGTGCTAACACTATTTCCCGATATGATTCACGCCACAATGAACGTATCTATCATCGGGCGAGCGAAAAAGGCGGGGCATCTGATGGTCAACTGCCATCAAATCCGCGACTTTACTACGAATAAGCAACGGCAAGTCGATGACTATCCATTTGGCGGTGGCATGGGCTTAGTCATGCAAGCTGATCCATTATATCGTGCATGGCAACATGTTGTTGCGCAATCGCCTGTAAAGCCTCATACAATATTCATGTCACCAACGGGCAAACCATTTCACCAAACCGACGCAAAGCGTTTAGCGGAACTCGACCACCTCATTCTCATCTGCGGCCGCTATGAAGGTATAGATGAGCGATTTGTTGATGAATGCGTTGATGAATGCGTTAGCTTAGGCGACTTTGTCCTAACCGGCGGCGAAATTGCCGCCATGGCAGTCATTGACGCAGTCGGGCGGCTCATTCCCGGCGTTTTAGCCGACGAAACGGCGTTCATCGGAGAAAGCCACTGGGACGGTCTGCTTGAACACCCGCAATACACACGTCCCGCTGAATGGCACGGCCGCACTGTGCCCGAAGTGTTGCTCAGCGGCAATCATGCTGAGATTGAAAAGTGGCGCAAAGTGCAGTCATTACAGAGGACACAAAAGTTGCGTCCTGATTTGTGGGAGAGGTATAAAAGGCAACGCCACGACTGATCTCGCATTACCTGTTGACTGCGGCTATTTTTAACCACAAAGTCAGTGCTATCATCATCCATAATAACCATTTGTCACTTGCGACTAACATTTTTTACGCATCAATAAATGCTAAAAGCGACACAGTCTGCGTTTTTTACACTTGCCCTCCATGCTCATTTGTGGTATACTATGTACATCAAATTGAGACGGATACTTAAGCTAGAAACGGCCCCTCAACACTATTGCGGCGATTAGGAGTTATTGCTATGAGTTACTTACAGGCCATCATCCTCGGTATCGTACAAGGTCTGACCGAATTTTTGCCCGTATCCAGTTCAGGTCACTTAGCATTGGCTGAAATGATTACCGGCCACGAGACTCCCGGTGGGTTAACCTTTGACGTCATGTTGCATATTGGTACATTGTTCGCTGTTTGTGTAGCGTTTTGGAGTGACATCAAAGCCGTAACGGTAGAGTTTTGTAAAATGGTATGGCTGCTCGTCCGCCGAAAGCGTTCGTTGCGAGAGCCGCCGGCACGACGTATGGTAAAATTACTCATCATTGCGTTATTGCCACTCCCCCTCCTTGCCCTCCCCTTTTTCCGCGAAGCCGCCGGCTACACTATGCGCTCACCCTTTATCATCGGGCTGGCCTTGCTTGTGACCGGCACATTGCTCCGTATCGCTGACCGCGCACCGCAGGGCAAAAAAACAGAAATGACTACGCGTTGGTATGATGCATTCCTCATTGGCGTCGTGCAACTTATTGCGGGCATTTTTCCGGGATTATCGCGCTCTGGCTCAACCATTTCAACCGGCATCATGCGCGACTATAATCGCACATATGCGTTTCGTTTCTCGTTTTTGCTTTCCATTCCCACTGTGCTGGCCGCAACAGTTTTTGAAGTTTATGAATGGGTTACAATGACACCGGATCATCCGCGGTATTATACGACGCCCGCATTTTCCGGTATTTGGGGGCAGGCCCTGGTGGGTATTATCGTGTCTGCCATAGTTGGTTATTTCGCCATTGCATTGCTACGGCGATTGGTCCGCAATAAGCAGTTCGGCGCGTTTTCCTATTATTGCTTTGCCGTTGGCGGGTTTGCTATCATCGGTGCCATTGTTGGCCTTTTGTAAGCGGTGAGATATGGCAAACACGAAAAACAAAAAGAAACAAACACCTCCCAAGTCACGTCATTTACGTGAGTTTGGCGCTTTAATTTGCCTGCTGCTGGCGATTTTCGCCGGCATCGGGTTAGTTGGCTTACAGGGTATTGTCCTCAACTGG carries:
- a CDS encoding GNAT family N-acetyltransferase, whose amino-acid sequence is MTFTHYISLAEFGADTLDILSENEVQNNLSISFIRNEHNADPSNWLLATIKDALGNVVLTAAWTGLPHNVVLYETSNQPNDMAIVLLANELKAMDISLPGVLSEQSLAQRFSACYAAQSCRHSSMHIMQLDRLNAMETAPGTCRPLREDDLFFAPYWKKAMEEDCRLPSHDISAYAESTKWQLNNGILYFIWEDGQPVSQAFSSRSTPNGRCVAGVYTPPHYRGKGYATSNVAALSQALLEHGNKFCFLFADASNPTSCGVYRKIGYQNVCLYDDIRFTAITN
- the rpsP gene encoding 30S ribosomal protein S16 yields the protein MVKIRLKRAGAKKKPFYRVVVADSRFPRDGRFIEEVGTYDPMKNPAAIDIDVARVQDWISKGAQPTDTVRALISKASRAAEEVQEA
- a CDS encoding KH domain-containing protein, producing MKELLHYIAINMVDDKDAIEITEIEKDFGSTLQLKVAEGETGRMIGRNGRTAKEIRALMRAANRGGEKVMVDFVD
- the rimM gene encoding ribosome maturation factor RimM (Essential for efficient processing of 16S rRNA), whose protein sequence is MIEQSAISQVVMGKIAKTHGISGELKIRPSCDSPAFLANFKTLYINGTERRVLSARPHKNALLVKLDGVNSVEAAMSLLGASVSVPETEAKAALPAGRHYIRDLIGCQVISLDRKAIGSVADVLTLPAHDVYVVKTNNGDVMIPVVDEFVKTVDVENKIITVQLIEGMLS
- the trmD gene encoding tRNA (guanosine(37)-N1)-methyltransferase TrmD; translated protein: MKRYDVLTLFPDMIHATMNVSIIGRAKKAGHLMVNCHQIRDFTTNKQRQVDDYPFGGGMGLVMQADPLYRAWQHVVAQSPVKPHTIFMSPTGKPFHQTDAKRLAELDHLILICGRYEGIDERFVDECVDECVSLGDFVLTGGEIAAMAVIDAVGRLIPGVLADETAFIGESHWDGLLEHPQYTRPAEWHGRTVPEVLLSGNHAEIEKWRKVQSLQRTQKLRPDLWERYKRQRHD
- a CDS encoding undecaprenyl-diphosphate phosphatase — its product is MSYLQAIILGIVQGLTEFLPVSSSGHLALAEMITGHETPGGLTFDVMLHIGTLFAVCVAFWSDIKAVTVEFCKMVWLLVRRKRSLREPPARRMVKLLIIALLPLPLLALPFFREAAGYTMRSPFIIGLALLVTGTLLRIADRAPQGKKTEMTTRWYDAFLIGVVQLIAGIFPGLSRSGSTISTGIMRDYNRTYAFRFSFLLSIPTVLAATVFEVYEWVTMTPDHPRYYTTPAFSGIWGQALVGIIVSAIVGYFAIALLRRLVRNKQFGAFSYYCFAVGGFAIIGAIVGLL